The following coding sequences lie in one Flagellimonas eckloniae genomic window:
- the murA gene encoding UDP-N-acetylglucosamine 1-carboxyvinyltransferase, with protein sequence MGTFRIEGGHQLHGEITPQGAKNEALQILCAVLLSGEKITINNIPDIIDVNKLIALLEDLGVKIQKKGKGSYTFKANDVNLEYLQSDQFKQDGRGLRGSIMLVGPLLARFGKGYIPKPGGDKIGRRRLDTHFEGFIKLGAKFRYNKEEYFYGVEAEKLKGTYMLLDEASVTGTANIVMAAVLAEGTTTIYNAACEPYLQQLCKMLNRMGAKISGIGSNLLTIEGVDTLGGTEHTMLPDMIEIGSWVGLAAMTKSELTIKNVSWDDLGQIPNAFQKLGIKLERKGDDIYIPKHENGYEVQNYIDGSILTIADAPWPGLTPDLLSILLVVAIQAKGEVVIHQKMFESRLFFVDKLIDMGAKIILCDPHRATVIGHDFKSTLKATTMVSPDIRAGVSLLIAALSAKGTSTINNIEQIDRGYENIDERLRAIGANIVRV encoded by the coding sequence ATGGGAACATTTCGGATAGAAGGTGGTCACCAACTACATGGTGAAATTACACCTCAGGGTGCAAAGAACGAAGCGCTTCAAATTCTTTGTGCTGTTTTGCTTTCGGGAGAAAAAATTACAATAAACAATATTCCAGATATCATCGATGTCAACAAGTTGATAGCTTTGTTAGAGGATTTAGGTGTTAAAATCCAAAAAAAAGGAAAAGGCTCCTATACGTTTAAAGCAAACGATGTTAATCTAGAGTACCTTCAATCAGACCAATTTAAACAAGATGGTCGCGGACTAAGGGGATCTATTATGCTGGTTGGTCCATTGTTGGCACGATTTGGAAAAGGGTATATTCCCAAACCGGGTGGTGATAAAATAGGCAGAAGACGTTTAGACACTCATTTTGAAGGTTTTATCAAATTAGGCGCGAAATTCAGATATAATAAAGAAGAATATTTTTATGGTGTGGAAGCGGAGAAACTCAAAGGCACCTATATGCTTTTGGATGAAGCTTCAGTCACTGGAACTGCGAATATAGTAATGGCCGCTGTCTTGGCTGAAGGAACGACTACCATTTACAATGCTGCCTGTGAACCCTATTTGCAGCAGTTGTGCAAGATGTTGAATAGGATGGGGGCAAAGATTTCCGGAATTGGCTCCAATCTTTTGACCATTGAGGGAGTCGATACTTTGGGAGGAACAGAACATACCATGTTGCCCGATATGATTGAAATTGGGAGTTGGGTCGGTTTGGCTGCTATGACAAAAAGTGAACTCACCATAAAAAATGTAAGTTGGGACGATTTGGGGCAAATACCCAATGCTTTCCAAAAGTTGGGAATCAAATTGGAACGTAAAGGAGATGATATCTATATTCCAAAGCACGAGAATGGTTATGAAGTACAGAATTATATTGATGGCTCTATTCTTACTATTGCCGATGCGCCTTGGCCAGGTTTGACACCGGATTTGCTAAGTATTTTATTGGTTGTTGCAATTCAGGCTAAAGGGGAGGTGGTCATTCACCAAAAAATGTTTGAAAGCCGATTGTTCTTTGTGGATAAATTAATTGATATGGGAGCTAAGATTATTTTGTGCGACCCACACCGCGCTACGGTTATTGGACATGATTTTAAATCTACCCTAAAAGCTACAACAATGGTTTCTCCTGATATTAGAGCTGGAGTCTCCTTATTGATAGCAGCACTTTCTGCCAAGGGAACTTCAACAATCAATAATATTGAGCAAATAGATCGCGGCTACGAAAATATTGATGAACGATTACGTGCCATTGGGGCAAATATAGTTCGTGTTTAG
- a CDS encoding DUF4290 domain-containing protein gives MNVVENLQYNTERSKLFIPEYGRHFQKMVDHAVSIADREERNKVAKSIISVMGNLQPHLRDVPDFQHKLWDQLFIMADFKLDVDSPFPITPKEVLQQRPEPLEYPQNFPKYRFYGNNIKRMIDVAIKWEKGDMRSGLEYAIANHMKKCYLNWNKDTVEDSAIFTHLKELSDGEIDLAPDGESLTDSGQFLKNRLAKSNRYGSNTHNNKKGQRNNRGKKRY, from the coding sequence TTGAACGTAGTAGAAAATTTACAATATAATACGGAGCGCTCTAAGCTCTTTATCCCTGAATATGGTCGTCATTTTCAAAAAATGGTAGATCATGCCGTTTCCATTGCGGATAGGGAAGAACGAAACAAAGTAGCAAAATCAATCATAAGTGTAATGGGGAATCTTCAACCTCACTTACGTGATGTACCGGATTTTCAACATAAATTATGGGATCAACTTTTTATTATGGCCGATTTTAAATTGGATGTTGATTCACCATTTCCAATTACTCCAAAAGAAGTTTTACAACAACGTCCTGAACCTTTGGAATACCCACAAAACTTTCCCAAGTACAGGTTTTATGGGAACAACATTAAGAGAATGATAGATGTTGCCATAAAATGGGAAAAGGGTGATATGCGGTCTGGCTTGGAATATGCCATAGCTAACCATATGAAAAAGTGCTATTTAAACTGGAATAAGGATACGGTTGAAGATTCCGCGATTTTTACACATTTAAAGGAGTTAAGCGATGGGGAAATTGACCTTGCCCCAGACGGAGAAAGCTTAACCGATAGCGGACAGTTTCTTAAAAACCGTTTGGCCAAATCCAACAGGTATGGCAGTAATACCCATAACAACAAAAAGGGACAGCGGAACAACAGAGGTAAAAAAAGGTATTAA
- a CDS encoding DUF493 family protein — MEKEKSDEFYARLKEQLLENTSWPSNYLYKFIVPTDEERIGQIKDIFNMSGAVIESKKSKKGTYTSISITVHLNNPDEVIAKYKEVSSVEGVISL; from the coding sequence TTGGAAAAAGAGAAATCTGATGAGTTCTATGCTAGGCTCAAAGAACAGCTTTTAGAGAACACCTCTTGGCCATCTAATTATTTGTACAAGTTTATTGTACCTACTGATGAAGAAAGGATAGGTCAGATAAAGGATATTTTTAATATGTCTGGAGCTGTTATCGAATCAAAAAAATCTAAAAAGGGTACATATACCAGTATTTCTATAACCGTACATTTGAATAATCCTGATGAGGTCATAGCCAAGTACAAAGAAGTTTCCAGCGTTGAGGGAGTAATTTCCCTTTAA
- a CDS encoding AAA family ATPase codes for MCLNTKKVVITGAPGTGKTSIVNGLEKRGFHCFHEIIRDMTSRAKKNGDPSAVVSNPLVFVDDSLQFNKDLLKGRAEHFKNSLHLNTPISFFDRGMPDVLAYMDFFKQTYSKEFIEACESHKYDTIFIVPPWKEIYVSDNERLETFDEAEKIHDALLNTYTKFGYDPIIVPKNPVDQRIAFVLETLKPL; via the coding sequence GTGTGTTTGAATACCAAAAAAGTAGTAATTACTGGAGCACCCGGAACTGGAAAAACCTCAATAGTCAATGGGTTGGAAAAAAGAGGATTCCATTGTTTTCATGAGATTATACGGGATATGACCTCCAGAGCAAAAAAAAATGGTGACCCTAGCGCTGTTGTTTCCAATCCTTTGGTTTTTGTTGATGATTCCCTTCAATTTAACAAAGACTTGCTTAAGGGAAGGGCTGAGCATTTTAAAAATTCCTTACACTTAAACACACCTATTAGTTTTTTTGATAGAGGTATGCCAGATGTATTGGCTTATATGGATTTCTTTAAGCAAACTTATTCCAAAGAATTTATTGAAGCTTGTGAAAGCCATAAATATGACACCATATTCATCGTACCGCCTTGGAAGGAAATTTACGTGTCGGACAACGAAAGATTGGAAACTTTTGATGAAGCTGAAAAAATTCATGACGCCTTACTAAATACGTACACCAAATTTGGTTACGACCCTATTATTGTGCCAAAGAATCCAGTTGATCAGCGTATAGCATTCGTTTTGGAAACACTTAAACCACTTTAG
- a CDS encoding RecQ family ATP-dependent DNA helicase produces MQQDIQNILREFWGHDDFRGSQKNIINAVIDGKDVMALMPTGGGKSICYQVPALAQEGICIVVSPLVALIQDQVSTLKEKGIKAIALVGGISFEELNNLLDNCLYGNYKFLYLSPERLQQTLVQERIREMNVNLVAIDEAHCISQWGNDFRPAYLDCAILKDLALTAPIIALTATATPKVIEDIIENLKLDNASTFKDSFSRSNIVFKAKYTEDKLYQLKKYLHEIPGSAIIYVRSRKMSLFLSDFLNKNGFKATFFHGGISKAEKEEKLNQWLNNTIGVMVATNAFGMGVDKPDVRLVVHYQIPDSLESYFQEAGRAGRDGNEATAILLTTGEDEERAKQQFLSSLPNVDFVKKLYVQLSNYFQISYGESVAETLVLKFNAFCKRYEFNPNVTYNGLRILDQNSVISLSENYNEKHTLKFIATKAGIFDYLNSNRKSASIIQTILRTYGGIVDYDTKISVHLISQKTGESEKHIKKILKQLHEDGVAEYKNTTSDLEITFLVPREDDRSINTFAKKIKDFNTVKKNNLNAVLEYIKNTTACRSEFLLNYFGEKVNEKCGTCDICTKTSKPESGFLERKIVELLKTNPHTSRQISMSIDLEEEVLLETLQILLEDEEIMLNHKNEYDIKK; encoded by the coding sequence GTGCAACAGGATATTCAAAATATCTTAAGAGAATTCTGGGGTCATGATGATTTCAGGGGCTCCCAAAAAAATATAATTAATGCTGTTATTGACGGGAAAGACGTAATGGCATTAATGCCTACTGGAGGAGGAAAATCGATTTGTTATCAAGTTCCAGCTTTGGCACAAGAAGGTATTTGTATTGTTGTTTCACCTTTGGTGGCATTAATTCAAGATCAAGTAAGCACGTTAAAAGAAAAGGGGATAAAAGCCATTGCACTTGTTGGTGGGATTTCTTTCGAAGAACTCAACAATCTTCTAGACAATTGCTTGTATGGTAACTATAAGTTTTTATACCTATCTCCAGAACGGCTGCAACAGACCTTGGTACAGGAAAGAATCCGGGAAATGAATGTTAATCTAGTCGCCATTGATGAAGCGCATTGTATTTCCCAATGGGGCAATGATTTTAGACCTGCTTATCTGGATTGTGCAATCCTTAAAGACTTGGCCCTTACAGCACCTATTATAGCACTTACAGCCACCGCAACCCCAAAGGTTATTGAAGACATAATTGAGAACCTTAAACTAGATAATGCATCAACATTTAAGGATTCATTTTCTAGGTCCAATATTGTTTTCAAAGCAAAATATACTGAAGACAAGCTCTATCAATTAAAGAAATATTTACATGAAATTCCTGGAAGTGCAATTATCTATGTGCGCTCAAGAAAAATGTCATTGTTCCTCTCAGATTTTTTGAACAAGAATGGTTTCAAGGCTACTTTCTTTCATGGTGGGATTTCCAAAGCTGAAAAAGAAGAAAAATTAAATCAATGGTTAAATAATACCATTGGGGTAATGGTTGCAACCAATGCTTTTGGTATGGGAGTGGATAAACCAGATGTACGTTTGGTGGTTCACTATCAAATTCCCGACAGCCTGGAAAGCTATTTTCAAGAAGCTGGAAGAGCGGGGCGCGATGGAAATGAAGCCACCGCAATACTACTTACCACAGGTGAGGATGAGGAAAGGGCAAAACAACAATTCTTATCTTCTTTGCCCAATGTTGATTTTGTAAAGAAACTATATGTCCAATTGAGCAACTACTTTCAAATCTCATACGGAGAGTCCGTAGCGGAAACGTTAGTGCTGAAATTCAATGCCTTTTGCAAACGTTACGAGTTTAACCCAAATGTTACCTACAATGGGCTTCGAATTTTGGACCAAAACTCCGTAATTTCTTTATCAGAAAATTATAACGAAAAACACACACTAAAATTTATCGCCACCAAAGCAGGTATTTTTGATTATTTAAATTCCAATCGTAAATCTGCATCAATCATTCAGACCATTCTTAGAACTTATGGAGGTATTGTCGATTATGATACCAAAATAAGTGTCCATTTAATTTCGCAAAAAACTGGAGAATCTGAAAAACACATAAAAAAAATCTTGAAGCAATTGCATGAAGATGGTGTTGCGGAATACAAAAACACAACCAGCGACCTTGAGATTACTTTTTTGGTTCCCAGAGAGGATGACCGCTCTATCAATACATTTGCTAAAAAGATAAAAGATTTCAATACCGTAAAAAAGAACAATTTGAACGCGGTATTGGAGTATATAAAAAATACTACGGCTTGCCGTAGCGAGTTCTTGCTGAATTATTTTGGAGAAAAAGTTAATGAGAAATGTGGCACTTGCGATATTTGCACAAAAACCAGCAAACCAGAGTCTGGTTTTTTAGAACGTAAGATTGTTGAGCTTCTAAAGACCAATCCGCATACATCAAGACAAATTTCAATGTCAATAGACCTTGAAGAAGAAGTTCTGTTGGAAACTTTGCAAATACTCCTCGAGGATGAAGAAATCATGTTGAACCATAAAAATGAATATGACATCAAAAAATAA
- the fmt gene encoding methionyl-tRNA formyltransferase, with product MTSKNNTLRIVFMGTPDFAVGSLKNILDAGYTIVGVITAPDRPAGRGRKVQESAVKQFALKHNLNVLQPTNLKSEAFIEELRSLQANLQVVVAFRMLPKVVWQMPKYGTFNLHASLLPQYRGAAPINWAIINGEMETGVTTFFIDDKIDTGNIILQKTEPISIEDNAGTLHDRLMNLGAELVVQTCEQIALGNFSTSTQKEYDNLKPAHKINKETCKIDWNAPMKNIHNHIRGLSPYPAAWTYLINNGKQKNIKIYKTRMEPFEHHDAVGKIFADKKTLKVATIDGYLQLLEIQLPGKRKMQVSEILNGLNLEKNAHLL from the coding sequence ATGACATCAAAAAATAATACGCTGCGCATTGTATTTATGGGCACTCCAGATTTTGCAGTTGGGAGTTTGAAAAATATTTTGGATGCAGGATATACTATTGTTGGTGTAATTACTGCTCCCGACAGACCGGCGGGCCGAGGAAGAAAAGTTCAAGAATCTGCGGTAAAGCAATTTGCCCTAAAACACAACCTCAACGTATTACAACCTACAAATCTTAAAAGCGAAGCGTTTATAGAAGAGTTACGAAGCCTGCAAGCTAACCTTCAGGTAGTAGTTGCTTTTAGAATGCTTCCAAAAGTGGTTTGGCAAATGCCAAAATATGGTACGTTTAATCTTCATGCTTCCCTTCTACCACAATATCGAGGGGCTGCCCCAATAAATTGGGCCATTATTAATGGTGAAATGGAAACTGGTGTCACAACATTTTTTATAGATGATAAAATTGATACGGGAAATATCATTTTACAAAAAACCGAACCAATATCAATCGAGGATAATGCAGGTACCTTGCATGATAGGTTGATGAACCTGGGAGCAGAATTGGTAGTACAAACCTGTGAACAGATTGCTTTGGGAAATTTTTCAACCTCAACACAAAAGGAATATGATAATTTAAAGCCCGCGCATAAAATTAATAAGGAAACCTGTAAAATAGATTGGAATGCACCAATGAAGAATATCCATAACCATATTCGAGGTCTTAGTCCCTACCCTGCAGCTTGGACCTATCTAATAAATAATGGAAAACAAAAAAACATAAAAATATATAAAACCCGGATGGAGCCTTTTGAACATCATGATGCTGTTGGGAAAATTTTTGCAGACAAAAAGACATTGAAAGTTGCAACAATTGATGGTTATCTTCAGCTGCTCGAAATACAATTGCCCGGAAAGCGAAAAATGCAAGTATCTGAAATTCTGAATGGTTTAAATCTTGAAAAAAACGCACATCTTCTCTAA
- a CDS encoding HU family DNA-binding protein — protein MNKTELIDAMAADAGITKAAAKKALESFLGNVEGSLKKGNRVSLVGFGSWSVSRRNARDGRNPQTGQTIKIAAKNVVKFKAGAELSGSVN, from the coding sequence ATGAACAAAACAGAATTAATCGATGCTATGGCAGCTGATGCAGGCATCACTAAAGCAGCAGCTAAAAAGGCATTGGAATCTTTCTTAGGAAATGTAGAAGGATCACTTAAAAAAGGAAACAGAGTTTCTTTAGTAGGTTTTGGTTCTTGGTCAGTATCCAGGAGAAATGCAAGAGATGGTAGAAACCCACAAACTGGACAAACTATCAAGATTGCAGCTAAGAACGTTGTAAAGTTCAAGGCAGGAGCAGAATTGAGCGGTTCAGTAAACTAA
- a CDS encoding YqgE/AlgH family protein, whose product MIGLKPKKGKLLVAEPTLTGDVSFNRSVVLLAEHNQEGSVGFILNKPLDYNICDLISEITIPFKVFNGGPVEQDNLYFIHKVPHLIDDSIEISDGIFWGGNFEKTVALINNKTITDQDIRFFLGYSGWDSSQLDQELSSKSWVVVKNEYESNILTKSSNAFWKEKMVELGGDYLLWSNSPENPSLN is encoded by the coding sequence ATGATTGGCCTTAAGCCAAAAAAAGGGAAATTATTGGTTGCAGAGCCTACATTGACAGGCGATGTTTCTTTCAACAGATCTGTAGTGCTCTTGGCAGAACACAATCAGGAAGGATCTGTAGGTTTTATATTGAACAAACCTCTTGATTACAATATTTGTGATCTAATTTCTGAAATTACAATTCCTTTTAAAGTTTTTAATGGTGGACCTGTTGAGCAGGACAATCTATATTTCATTCATAAAGTTCCACACCTAATTGATGATAGTATTGAAATTTCGGATGGTATTTTTTGGGGAGGTAATTTTGAAAAAACCGTAGCGCTCATAAATAATAAAACCATTACGGACCAGGATATCCGTTTCTTTCTTGGATATTCCGGTTGGGATTCCAGCCAATTAGACCAAGAACTTTCTTCAAAATCGTGGGTGGTAGTAAAAAACGAATACGAAAGCAATATTCTCACAAAGTCTTCCAATGCATTTTGGAAGGAAAAAATGGTTGAATTGGGTGGTGATTATCTTTTGTGGTCCAATTCTCCTGAAAATCCTTCCCTTAATTAA
- a CDS encoding aminotransferase class IV, whose protein sequence is MVNFNGDFFSEDTSILKHDNRALKYGDALFETLRVVNGTVFFLEDHYFRLMASMRILRMEIPMNFTLEFLEDEISKTVKENGLENGSSRVRLSVFRNEGGLYTPVTNEISYLIESNPLESPFYIIKDENYEVELFKDYYLNKDMLSNLKTTNKILNVVAGVYAKENGYNNCFLINTDKQVAEMINGNLFLVKGTSIKTPPLSDGCLNGIIRKKLIEIIDSIDDLQLLEESISPFELQKADELFFTNSIAGIVPISKYRKKKYVNTVAKSLLGKLNAKARMDSLN, encoded by the coding sequence ATGGTCAATTTTAATGGCGATTTTTTTTCGGAAGACACTTCTATTTTAAAGCATGATAACCGGGCATTAAAGTATGGGGATGCTCTTTTTGAGACACTTAGAGTTGTAAATGGCACCGTTTTTTTCTTGGAAGACCATTATTTTAGACTAATGGCTTCAATGCGGATCCTTAGGATGGAAATCCCCATGAACTTTACATTGGAATTTCTTGAAGATGAAATTTCCAAAACAGTAAAGGAAAACGGTTTGGAAAATGGCTCCTCCAGAGTACGGTTGAGTGTTTTTAGAAATGAAGGAGGTCTTTATACTCCGGTAACTAATGAAATATCATATCTTATTGAAAGTAATCCACTTGAATCACCATTTTATATCATAAAGGACGAAAACTACGAGGTGGAGCTATTCAAAGATTATTATCTAAACAAGGATATGTTATCCAATTTAAAAACCACAAATAAGATTCTCAATGTGGTTGCTGGTGTTTATGCAAAAGAAAATGGATACAACAACTGCTTTCTTATCAATACAGACAAACAAGTGGCAGAAATGATTAATGGAAACCTTTTTTTGGTAAAGGGAACGTCCATTAAGACACCTCCTTTGAGTGATGGATGTTTAAATGGCATCATCAGAAAAAAACTTATTGAAATTATTGACTCCATAGACGATTTACAACTTTTGGAAGAATCTATTTCTCCTTTTGAGCTACAAAAAGCAGATGAGCTCTTCTTTACAAATAGCATTGCCGGGATTGTTCCAATCAGCAAGTATCGAAAAAAGAAATATGTAAATACTGTTGCCAAAAGCCTTTTGGGAAAACTGAACGCTAAGGCAAGAATGGATTCCCTTAATTAA
- a CDS encoding START-like domain-containing protein encodes MSDKTKFEIEFVIQASPQLLYQYISTPSGLSEWYADNVNSRSELFTFIWDGSEENAKLLKKKSDEFVKFSWEENDDDSFFEMRIIVDEITKDVSLFITDFADDDEVDEAKMLWENQVSDLKQVLGSK; translated from the coding sequence ATGAGTGATAAAACTAAATTTGAAATAGAGTTTGTAATACAGGCCTCGCCGCAGCTGCTCTATCAATATATATCCACTCCCTCTGGTTTATCAGAATGGTACGCAGACAATGTAAATTCCCGTAGTGAATTGTTCACCTTTATATGGGATGGATCTGAAGAAAATGCCAAGTTGTTAAAAAAGAAAAGTGATGAGTTTGTTAAGTTTTCTTGGGAAGAAAATGATGATGACAGTTTTTTTGAAATGCGTATAATTGTTGATGAGATAACCAAAGATGTATCGCTGTTCATAACAGATTTTGCGGATGATGATGAGGTGGATGAGGCAAAAATGCTTTGGGAAAACCAAGTGTCGGATTTAAAACAAGTATTAGGGTCAAAATAG
- a CDS encoding DUF294 nucleotidyltransferase-like domain-containing protein, with the protein MKNTISERVADFLKNFPPFNILEENQLQKLSYEVSIIYKENNSIIFTENEEPHEYFYVVHKGAIALAKKDTTSVLDICDEGDIFGLRPLMAKENYKLEAKAHEETILYAIPIKEFKPIALENKRVGDFLIESFASNTRNPYSIKHSGKLYGISNHTETNPENKLLDLQPVRYSTNLVTCTESTKIKMVANTMTINNVGCILVVKDELPVGIITDKDIRNKIFTGLVPISGTAKEVMTSPVITYPRELTITQAQMAMMKSNISHLCLTEDGTPETPAVGILSKHDVMVAIGNNPAVLMRAIKRCRSTKRLRSIRYGVMNLLRGYLDENIPIRLVSKIISELNDAAIKQVIKIVIKNMDTESPIRFAWLTMGSQGRGEQLLNTDQDNAIIFEDVPKNKQKETTDYFLKLGSMITKELNTIGYEYCPAEMMASNPLWCHSLSEWKEVTTHWITNPGPDEVLLSSIFFDYNVTYGDKKLTDELSKHIFASVEKHPLFLTHLAGGALQNPSPTGFFRDFLVEQDGAHKDFFDLKLRALMPLIDAARVLILSHSVKSINNTAERFEKLAELEPQNKEFYLACSYASKALLKFRTIQGLLHNDSGRYIALDKLNKEEKIKLKRTFKTIKEIQELLQVRFQIKNILG; encoded by the coding sequence ATGAAAAATACCATTTCTGAACGGGTTGCAGATTTTCTAAAAAACTTCCCTCCTTTTAATATCTTGGAGGAAAATCAGTTACAAAAGCTTTCCTACGAAGTATCTATTATCTACAAAGAAAACAACAGTATAATTTTCACAGAAAATGAGGAACCTCATGAATACTTTTATGTTGTCCATAAAGGAGCCATAGCCCTTGCAAAAAAAGACACAACCAGTGTTCTGGATATATGTGACGAGGGAGATATTTTTGGTTTGCGACCCCTAATGGCAAAGGAGAATTACAAATTGGAAGCGAAAGCACATGAGGAAACCATATTATATGCTATCCCCATCAAGGAATTTAAGCCTATTGCCCTTGAAAATAAAAGGGTTGGAGATTTTTTGATAGAAAGCTTTGCATCTAACACCCGTAATCCATATTCTATAAAGCATAGTGGAAAGCTGTACGGTATTTCTAATCATACTGAAACTAATCCTGAAAATAAACTTCTAGATCTTCAACCAGTCCGTTATTCCACAAATTTGGTCACCTGTACGGAGAGTACTAAAATAAAGATGGTTGCCAACACCATGACCATCAATAATGTTGGGTGTATTCTGGTTGTAAAAGATGAACTTCCCGTTGGTATTATAACTGATAAAGATATCAGAAACAAAATTTTCACTGGTCTTGTTCCTATTAGTGGGACCGCAAAAGAAGTTATGACCTCCCCAGTCATAACATATCCGAGGGAGCTTACCATTACACAAGCCCAAATGGCCATGATGAAAAGCAACATAAGCCATTTATGCTTAACTGAGGATGGAACTCCTGAAACACCTGCAGTGGGGATACTGTCAAAGCATGATGTAATGGTCGCTATTGGTAATAATCCTGCAGTACTGATGAGGGCCATTAAAAGGTGTAGAAGCACCAAAAGGTTACGTTCCATAAGATATGGGGTAATGAATTTACTCAGGGGTTATTTAGATGAAAATATTCCTATCAGGTTAGTTTCAAAAATTATATCTGAACTGAATGATGCAGCAATCAAGCAAGTTATCAAAATTGTCATCAAAAATATGGATACAGAATCTCCTATTAGATTCGCTTGGTTGACCATGGGGAGTCAAGGAAGGGGTGAGCAATTGTTGAATACCGATCAGGACAACGCCATTATTTTTGAAGATGTCCCTAAAAACAAGCAAAAAGAGACCACTGATTACTTTTTGAAACTTGGATCAATGATAACCAAGGAATTAAATACTATAGGTTATGAGTATTGCCCTGCCGAAATGATGGCTTCCAATCCATTATGGTGCCATAGTCTTAGCGAATGGAAAGAGGTGACCACCCATTGGATCACTAATCCTGGGCCAGATGAAGTGCTTCTATCCTCTATCTTTTTTGATTACAATGTTACTTATGGAGATAAAAAGCTTACAGACGAGCTTTCTAAACACATTTTTGCCAGCGTAGAAAAGCATCCGTTGTTCTTAACACATTTAGCTGGTGGAGCTTTGCAGAATCCCTCACCTACGGGGTTCTTTAGAGATTTTTTGGTAGAACAAGATGGGGCGCACAAAGATTTTTTTGATCTCAAACTACGCGCATTAATGCCTCTGATAGATGCAGCAAGAGTATTGATTCTTTCCCATTCTGTAAAGTCCATTAACAATACTGCAGAGCGTTTTGAGAAACTGGCAGAGCTGGAGCCTCAAAACAAAGAATTTTATTTGGCGTGTTCCTATGCCAGTAAGGCGTTGTTAAAGTTTAGAACCATTCAAGGTTTGCTACACAATGACTCAGGTAGGTATATTGCTTTGGACAAACTGAACAAAGAAGAGAAAATAAAGCTCAAGAGAACCTTTAAGACTATTAAGGAAATTCAAGAATTATTGCAGGTACGGTTCCAAATCAAGAATATTTTAGGGTAA
- a CDS encoding PolC-type DNA polymerase III: MRLFQKKKKDLPAFWIDYKNQFNSKLPVNINENEFVVFDTETTGFSFDKDRILSIGALKLINKNILVKESFEVYISQTHYNADSAEIHGILKKGKKECITEVEALKRFLLYIKNHVLVGHHVMFDVAMINQALKRNGLPKLKNQTLDTGLLYKRTLLTTSVLQKKEQYSLDDLAEKFSISRKDRHTALGDTYITVIAFLAILNKLKPKNLGDLINKQKPLKFGL; encoded by the coding sequence ATGAGACTTTTCCAAAAGAAAAAAAAGGATTTGCCAGCTTTCTGGATTGACTATAAGAATCAATTTAACAGTAAACTTCCTGTCAATATCAATGAAAATGAGTTTGTGGTTTTCGATACAGAAACCACAGGTTTTAGTTTTGATAAAGATAGAATCCTCAGCATTGGGGCTTTGAAACTCATCAACAAAAATATTCTGGTTAAAGAAAGTTTTGAAGTCTACATTTCTCAAACTCATTATAATGCTGATAGTGCTGAGATTCATGGTATTCTTAAAAAAGGAAAGAAAGAATGCATTACTGAAGTTGAAGCCTTGAAACGATTCTTATTATACATTAAAAATCATGTTTTAGTTGGGCATCATGTCATGTTTGATGTTGCTATGATTAACCAAGCTCTAAAAAGAAATGGTCTGCCCAAACTGAAGAATCAAACACTTGATACCGGATTACTTTACAAAAGAACATTACTTACTACTTCCGTATTACAAAAAAAGGAGCAGTACTCATTAGATGATTTAGCAGAAAAATTCAGTATTTCTAGAAAAGATAGGCATACAGCCTTAGGAGATACCTACATTACCGTAATAGCTTTCCTTGCCATTTTGAATAAACTTAAACCAAAAAACCTTGGTGACCTCATCAACAAACAAAAGCCACTAAAATTTGGACTTTGA